The DNA region gaccagggcgcggtgatccctatcgcttgtacactttttctgaccacagtttttccttccctttgcctctccattaatgtgtttggacacagagctctgagaacagccagcctcttcagcaataaccttttgtgtctttccctccttgtgcaatgtgtcgatggttgccttttggacagctgtcaaatctgaagtcttccccatgtttgtgtaggcttcagaactggactgagagaccatttaaagccctttgcaggtgttttgagttaatcagctgattagtttgtggcaccaggtgtcttcaaaatttaacccttacacaatattctaattttgtgacacacggaattttggattttcatttgttgccacttcaaatcatcaaaattaaatgaaataaacatttgaatgcatcagtctgtgtgcaatgaataaatataatgtacaagttacaccttttgaatgcaattactgaaataaatcaagtttttcaaaatattctaatttactggcttttacctatagacttagacttcctttttattgtcattcaaatttgaactttacagtacagattagagatgtccgataatggcttttttgccgatattgtccaactcttaattaccgattccgatatcaaccaataccgatatatacagtcgtggaattaacacattattatgcctaatttttttgtgatgtccTGCTGGAtgcactaaaccaggggtgctcattacgtcgatcgcgagctaccggtcgatctcggagggtgtgtcagtcgatcaccagccaggcattaaaaaaaatagtcctaaaaatgagcgatcataaatcttcactatgacgtcactttcgtcacttgattgacattcacggcacccgagggtcttctgagatgacgctggctgctgccagctccttaaaattaccgactggaaggcgagaaacactttatttcaacagactctggcgccgtacctgtcgtcaaaactccaaagaccgactgcacagttgcgctaacaaaacaagagtctcagaaagctggcgtgcacaagctagcaagctacggagtttgccgacaatgtatttcttctaaagtgtatacaaaggagtatggaagctggacaaataagatgccaaaaaccaaccactttcatgtggtattggacagaaaggaggacttttttctcctccattcgaaaatgcggacgtttttagcatcactgtctgattccaatcaatgcaagtcatcagaatcaggtaatacaccaacttatattcttgtcttcatgaaagaaaggaatctatatgtgttaaacatgcctgtattatctttaaacaccttaacttgttaacaatattaactatatgtgttaaacatgcttgcattatctttaaacacctttaacttattaacaatattaactatatgtgttaaacatgcttgtattatcattaaacacctttaacttgttaacaatattaactatatatattaaacatgcttgtattatcattaaacacctttaacttgttaacaatattaactatatgtattaaacatgcttgcattatctttaaacacctttaactagttaacaatattaaacatacttgtattatcattaaacacctttaatttattaacaatattaactatatgtattaaacattcttgtattatcattaaacacctttaatttattatcaatattaactatgtgttaaacatgattgcattatcattaaacacctttaatttattaactatatgtgttaaacatgcttgcattatcattaaacacctttaacttattaacaaaaacatatatttcataaataagtaaatataaattatatatatgaatgaggtagatccccacgacttgatcaattgaaaagtagctcgcctgcagaaaaagtgtgagcacccctgcactagaccagtggttcttaaccttgtaggaggtaccgaaccccaccagtttcatttgcgcatttaccaaacccttctttagtgaaaaataaaatgttttttttttttcaaattcaagacaaagttaccgtatttttcggactataagtcactccgtagtatacgtcgcactggccgaaaatgcacaataaagaaggaaaaaaaacatgtatacgtcgcattttggggggaaatttatttgataaaattcaacaccaagaatagacatttgaaaggcaatttaaaataaataaagaatagtgaacaacaggctgaataagtgtacgttatatgaggcataaataaccaactgagaacgtgcctggtatgttaacgtaacatattatggtaagagtcattctaataactataacatatagaacatgctatacgtttaccaaacaatctgtcactcctaatcgctaaatcccatgaaatcatcttcctcggtgtcgcctctggtatgcgccccgctaccgtcctttctttctgctgctcgattgctgttgtctgcagcatatttcactacgtccagcttgtaatctgcagtatatgatttccttttcggtgccattttagttcagtccttctcagtttttataagttaccgccaatgttgatgtgatccattttaatagctccggcagtagcgtatagcatatagtagTTAGCATCCcaggacccacaatgcacttctgccatgacccgcccctgcCGAATtctattggttggcgtgtgagtgacgattgctgacgagtgtgtgtgacgattggggacattttcttcgtcgctcacgcgaatgagataaataatattatttgatattttacggtaatgtgttaataatttcacacataagtcgctcctgagtaccggtataagtcgcacccccggccaaactatgaaaaaaacgtccacttatagtcagaaaaatacggtatatgtttttggtaacactttagtacgaggaacatattctaagtaacaaagacttaatttagggttttttggacactagggtaacatattctaagtaacaaagacttaatttagagttatttggttagggttagagggttagggttataataaggccatgcagaataaggcattaataagtaccgtatttttcggactataagtggcagtttttttcatagtttggccaggggtgcgacttatgtgtgaaattattaacacattaccgtaaaatatcaaataatattatttagctcattcaagtaagagactagacgtataagatttcatgggatttagcgattaggagtgacagattgtttggtaaacgtatagcatgttctatatgttataattatttgaatgactcttaccataatatgttacgttaacataccaggcacgttctcagttggttatttatgcctcatataacgtacacttattcagcctgttgttcactattctttatttattttaaattgcctttcaaatgtctattcttggttttgggttttatcaaatacatttccccaaaaaatgcgacttgtactccagtgcgacttatatatgttttttttccttctttattatgcattttcggccggtgcgacttatactccgaaaaatgcggtacttaataatgactagttaagagccaatatgttactaatttgcatgttaataagcatcataattaatggtgaatatgttccccatactaaagtgttaccatgtttttttttactggtgcacaaaatgaaccgtgcatgaacatcaccttgttcaaagaacaaaaccaacataaactcacaacaaatgacacacctgcaaatcagtcggacttctgctgttgtcatatccgaaatacgccgatagggagaagtttttatttacacgatgatttgggtgtgtcttgacctccgccgaacccctgaggccgactcactgaacccctagggttcgatcgaacccaggttaagagccactgcattaaacaatgtaacaaggttttccaaaataagagaacaacttcaactcaaattatggaaaaaagtgccaacatggcactgccatatttattactgaagtcacaaagtgcattattttttttaacatccctcaaaacagcagcttggaatttgggacatcctctccctgagataatcctgatacccactacaactatgggaaatactatactttgactttcactaagtctaagaaagtgcattattcttttttttttttttttcaacatgtctcaaaacaacagctacaaaaacaatgaaggcacacagcttcagtccagagtatactagagtaataaagtcaaCAATAACAtactaacaaggttttccaaaataagagaacaacttcaactcaaattatgggaaaaaagtgccaacatggcactgccatatttattactgaagtcacaaagtgcattacctccattcactgcaagctgcaaagtgtgcggcatgcagggcagactagccacaccaaactccatcGTAGCTTTTGCCATATTGCGTGCATTGTCCCTGACGACAATGTGAGCTTTCGCCCCAgcgtggtttttgttgtatttttgttttttcacggcggagtctttaagcgacaactgtgtggtactactttttttcggtgtttgcttttcatccatcttccgcttgtattcatcatgtatctccttatgattcttgaagaggtgggagaacaAATTTCTcttattaaaggaagacgtcttggtttctcctcgcataaccaactttttgcagtcattgcaaattgccagttttttatccgtcagacacactttaaaataatcccaaaccgtagacatggtgtcgttagttagTCACCGAGCTCactggcttgttagccacggctacagcaccggcaacaacacactcttgttgttgttatgctccgctcgcggcggtttgatgaggtcgtCAAGCGTTGCCAGTacacctctcatgctgcagtcgtcaactcctgtgttgtgtgtgggagaggggaggggctgctgactgggtttatatccgtgttttaccggatatgtaccgctccgtacaacagcgttttaaaaagtcattaattttactttttgaaaccgagaccgataatttccgatattacattttaaagcatttatcggccgataatatcggcaggccgatattatcggacatcttcagtacagataagaaggaaagtttgttgcattagctcatggtagtgcaggataaaagagcaataaggtgcagatataaatacatagattactgtacagataaatatattgcactttttcatatgcattcatgtttatggatgtatgttatattgtcttttatattccagcgagttaatccatttttgggggggaactgaggggattattttaatgcgttcaagagtcttatggcctgagggaaaaagctgttacagaacctggaggttctgctacggaggctgcggaacctttttctagagtccaggagtccttggtgggggtgggaggagtctctgcagattttctgagccctggtcaggcagcggctttttgtgatctcctggataggaggaagaggagtcctgattgtcttttccgctgtcctcaccactctctgcagagacttccagtctgaggcacttagACATTTCATTGtattcatctttttctatttttaattctACTTCATTTTGCAAGGTAATGTTTCATGTAGCACCATTGTACCGAAAAGAGGAaaacaaaaacatagtttgtgaACCGTTACTGCCAATGGCAGTAAAAAAAGATTCTGATTAATATTTCATACCCGTGAGGTTTGAGATTGGGGAGGCACTGACCCATGAGTCAGATTTACAAAgatacagtatgatgctaagtcacttgtccgccctgagatcagcaggtcgtgagttcaaaccccggccgagtcataccaaagactatagaaatgggacccattacctccctgcttggcactcagcatcaagggtaggaattgggggttaaatcaccaaaaatgattcccgggcgcggccactactactgctccctgctcccctctcctcccagggggtgaacaaggagatgggtcaaatgccgaggacaaattccaccacacctagtgtgtgtgtgacaatcattggtacttttactttaatACAGTATGATGCCAAGTCACTGACTCACAAGTCAGATTCACAAACATGACAGTATGATGCAATGGCATCGGCTCCAAATCACAAAAACAAACAGTATGATGCTAGAATAAAACATTTTAGCACACAATTAACACAGCACTGCAGAGCAGATACTAGACAGTAtatcttacctttacttgtaaATTAAGTCCATTCGCCTTTACTTCTGGATGAAGATCTCTGACAATTGTTGTAGAAGtcctcctttttttctttttcttttgagttttaaaagtctccaCTCTGACAAATCTGGCTGCATTCATCTCCTTTTCAATGTCATTTCTGACCACATCACCTACTGCTTCTATCAAATCATTCTGCATTCTGTTTGATGTGCCGGTAAACACAAACTCAGTGGATGTTTGCAGGTGTTCATTTTTCTCTGCATAAGAGTGCTATAGTTCCACATAATTCCCACGATTGGAGGAGCTTGCACTCTCGTCGTTATCACCAAATTCAAGCTCCTGTTTCCCCAAAAAGCAAGTGGCGTTTATCAGGTCTTTTAATATCTCACGATTTTCCTTTAAATTGGCATTGtggatgctgatatttagtctccGTTGTTCATTTAGAGCTAGATCAATACATGATATTCCAAAAACAGGTTTTTCAGATCAGTAATCATTTTGGTCCAAACACGGTCACTCGTTCAGAATAAAAAGGAAGAGAAAGCAATAAAGACGTTTTTTGTAGCACAGTCACAAAGCTATTCTTTACCAGTATACCAATCCTTTTGAAATTAACGCGTTATTTTCTGTCCTCGGACCACACACGTTTGAATCAAATCTGGCAGCTCTGGCGTTGGTCTCCCAGTATTAAAAATTCCTTATTTTAGAAATCAAATCCTCCATTTTTGTGGCGAAAAAGCATCACAGTTTGCGGGAAGAGTATCAGTTGTTGtctgttttcttcttctactttttaAGGGTTAACCGGTATTGGCAGTTAATGAACTTTTGAACTGCAAGTTCACTATATATCGCCCCCTActttgaggcagaggtacttgctgcctcataGCCTGCCTTTTCCCCgtgcttaaaaaataaatgtgtgttcttgtcttacataatgatcgtgaacgataggcaacattccaaaaactaAAGCGCAGTTCGCCTTTAAGACTaacaaaatgcagtttattttccgtaatggaggtgattgttATCTCacgggagcggctccacactgtttaTGGAGGCCGATAATTAGCACAACCACTTGTAAACATACAATTCACACACGTGCATGTGACGCAGGAGACCTGCAGTGTATGGTCGAGGTTTAATGTCTGATGCGGGCTAAAAGTTGTGAATGGGAACTATTACAAAAATGTTCTGTGATTATTTTATTACAGCAGTATTGCAATCATCAAACTGATGTTCATCCCTTCAAACAGGTCCGTGTTGGATCTCGGGTTCTGTACAGGCCGCTGTCAGCAGCTGTAGTGTCCGATGCCAAGAGGGCAGAGGTGAGAAGCCTCAAATCTCCCACCGGTTCCGGTTGATGATGTATTACGGAGGCAAAACTTGtgaatactttgacttttcagaccGCTGCACTCCTGCCAGCGCATGGCACCGCCATCTCCCAGCAAATGGTGACGCTGCGTGGGTTTCAGACGAGCGCGGTGAGCCGTGACATTGACACCGCCGCCAAGTTTATCGGTGCTGGAGCCGCCACGGTGGGAGTGGCCGGCTCTGGAGCCGGTATCGGTACCGTGTTCGGTAGCCTCATCATCG from Nerophis lumbriciformis linkage group LG15, RoL_Nlum_v2.1, whole genome shotgun sequence includes:
- the LOC133615885 gene encoding ATP synthase F(0) complex subunit C3, mitochondrial-like, with product MYACAKFASTPSLVRVGSRVLYRPLSAAVVSDAKRAETAALLPAHGTAISQQMVTLRGFQTSAVSRDIDTAAKFIGAGAATVGVAGSGAGIGTVFGSLIIGYARNPSLKQQLFSYAILGFALSEAMGLFCLMVAFLILFAM